Proteins encoded by one window of Coriobacteriia bacterium:
- the smpB gene encoding SsrA-binding protein SmpB yields the protein MADEQRLIANNKKAYHDFFVEETYECGIELSGTEVKSLRENHASLRDTYASIRKGEVWLHGVHVAPYSHGNRSNLDPNRPRKLLLHKKQIRHLFSKIREKGFTLVPLKMYFSPSNLVKVEIGLVRGKKLYDKRADIASKDQKRDVERALRERQKGQ from the coding sequence ATGGCAGACGAACAGAGACTCATAGCAAACAACAAGAAGGCGTATCACGACTTCTTCGTCGAGGAGACCTACGAGTGCGGCATCGAGTTGTCGGGCACCGAGGTCAAGTCGCTGCGCGAGAATCATGCGTCGCTGCGCGACACCTACGCGAGTATACGGAAGGGCGAGGTGTGGCTTCATGGCGTGCACGTCGCGCCGTACAGCCACGGGAACCGCTCGAATCTCGACCCCAACCGGCCTCGCAAGTTGCTGCTGCACAAGAAGCAGATTCGGCACCTGTTCTCTAAGATCCGGGAGAAGGGCTTCACGCTCGTTCCGCTCAAGATGTACTTCTCGCCGAGCAATCTGGTGAAGGTCGAGATCGGCCTGGTGCGTGGCAAGAAGCTCTACGACAAGCGCGCCGACATCGCTTCCAAGGATCAGAAGCGTGATGTCGAACGCGCACTCAGGGAGCGGCAGAAGGGCCAGTAG